From the genome of Populus alba chromosome 10, ASM523922v2, whole genome shotgun sequence, one region includes:
- the LOC118061515 gene encoding 3-ketoacyl-CoA synthase 20 has product MADEKKQNLENKPVLSQPRPERKKNTLQNFLLSVQLKYVKLGYHYLVSNAMYLMLMPALCVIFAHLSTVTVDELWNQLKFNFVTVVLSSTSIVFTATLYFMSCPRKVYLVDFSCYKPGPAHIASRELFMQLSAASEVFTEQSLAFQKKILEKSGYGEMTYAPKGLMRVPPDQSMAESWRESEMVMFGAIDDLLAKTRVKPRDIGILVVNSSLFNPTPSLSARVVNHYKLRGNILTYNLGGMGCSAGLISIDLAKDLLQVHPNSYALVVSTENITRNWYFGNDRSMLVTNCLFRMGAAAVLLSNRTFDRRRSKYQLIRTVRTHKGADDKSFNCVLQREDLDTQTVGVSLSKDLMAIAGEALKTNITTLGPLVLPVSEQLLFVVTLVAKKIFKMKIKPYIPDFKMAFDHFCIHAGGRGVLDELEKSLELTEWHMEPSRMTLYRFGNTSSSSLWYELAYSEAKGRIKKGDRIWQIGFGSGFKCNSAVWRAIRAIDPAKEKNPWMDEIDDFPVRVPRVAPIVY; this is encoded by the exons ATGGCAGATGAGAAGAAACAAAACCTGGAAAACAAACCTGTGTTGTCTCAACCTCGACCCGAGAGGAAGAAAAACACCTTACAAAACTTCCTTTTATCTGTTCAGCTCAAATATGTGAAACTTGGTTACCACTACTTGGTTTCCAATGCCATGTACCTCATGCTCATGCCAGCACTTTGCGTGATTTTTGCTCATCTTTCAACAGTCACAGTTGATGAACTCTGGAATCAactcaaattcaattttgtgaCAGTAGTTCTTTCCTCAacctcaattgtttttactGCTACACTCTACTTCATGAGCTGTCCAAGAAAAGTTTACTTGGTGGATTTTTCATGTTACAAGCCCGGACCAGCTCATATAGCATCTAGAGAACTCTTCATGCAGTTATCTGCAGCGTCCGAGGTTTTCACAGAGCAAAGCTTagcttttcaaaagaaaatcctAGAGAAATCAGGCTATGGTGAAATGACCTACGCTCCAAAAGGCTTGATGCGTGTCCCGCCAGACCAGTCCATGGCTGAATCCTGGAGGGAATCAGAGATGGTGATGTTCGGAGCAATTGACGATCTCTTGGCCAAAACAAGGGTGAAGCCTAGAGACATAGGAATACTTGTGGTGAATAGCAGTTTGTTCAATCCCACGCCGTCTCTCTCAGCTAGAGTAGTGAATCACTACAAGCTTAGAGGGAACATTTTGACCTATAATCTTGGTGGTATGGGCTGCAGTGCAGGACTTATTTCTATTGATCTTGCCAAAGACCTTTTACAG GTGCATCCCAACTCCTATGCCCTAGTGGTGAGCACCGAGAACATTACTCGCAACTGGTATTTTGGCAATGACCGATCGATGCTTGTCACCAACTGCCTCTTCCGTATGGGAGCAGCCGCAGTCCTCCTATCCAACCGGACATTTGATCGACGTCGCTCAAAGTATCAACTTATCCGTACTGTACGTACACATAAGGGTGCAGATGATAAGTCCTTCAACTGTGTCTTGCAACGAGAGGATCTTGACACCCAAACAGTTGGCGTCTCTCTCTCAAAAGACTTGATGGCTATAGCTGGAGAAGCCCTTAAAACGAATATAACCACTCTGGGCCCATTAGTTCTTCCAGTCTCCGAACAACTTCTATTCGTTGTAACCTTAGTTGCCAAAAAAATCTTCAAGATGAAGATAAAACCATATATTCCTGATTTCAAGATGGCATTTGACCACTTCTGCATCCACGCGGGAGGAAGAGGCGTGCTGGATGAGCTTGAGAAAAGTCTTGAGCTTACTGAATGGCATATGGAGCCATCAAGAATGACTCTTTATAGGTTCGGAAATACCTCCAGCAGTTCTTTGTGGTATGAGTTGGCGTACTCCGAGGCCAAGGGAAGGATCAAGAAGGGGGACAGAATTTGGCAAATAGGTTTTGGTTCAGGATTTAAGTGCAACAGTGCCGTGTGGCGTGCTATAAGAGCTATCGACCCGGCCAAAGAGAAGAATCCTTGGATGGATGAGATTGATGACTTTCCAGTTCGTGTGCCTAGAGTGGCACCGattgtttattaa